A stretch of the Candidatus Binataceae bacterium genome encodes the following:
- a CDS encoding SDR family oxidoreductase, with amino-acid sequence MDLGLGGKTAIITGGSKGIGRAAALRFVQEGASVLVCARGRDALEETAGAARKAVEGARVFTVPADLTRADDIRRVVAEGVRTFGRVDILVNNAGSARPGEFLKLGDEVWQDDFQLKFFGYVRMAREVMPHMARERSGVIVNVIGTGGLRPTAGYMVGGAANAALNHFTKALADEGSKHGVRVVGINPGPILTERLQLFTERSAGGRNLDEIYARMTPLKRPGQPEEVGDLIAFLSSPRAAFIHGANITIDGGANPGLIG; translated from the coding sequence ATGGACCTGGGACTCGGAGGCAAAACTGCAATCATAACCGGGGGCAGCAAGGGAATCGGCCGCGCCGCCGCGTTGCGCTTCGTGCAAGAGGGTGCGTCGGTCCTGGTCTGCGCGCGTGGCCGGGACGCCCTCGAAGAAACCGCCGGGGCCGCGCGCAAAGCTGTGGAAGGCGCGCGCGTCTTCACTGTGCCGGCAGACCTGACGCGGGCCGATGACATTCGGCGTGTGGTCGCCGAGGGCGTCCGCACGTTCGGACGGGTTGATATTCTGGTCAACAATGCCGGCAGCGCGCGTCCAGGAGAGTTCCTGAAGCTCGGCGACGAGGTCTGGCAGGACGACTTCCAACTCAAGTTCTTCGGCTACGTGCGGATGGCGCGCGAGGTCATGCCGCACATGGCGCGCGAGCGCAGCGGCGTCATCGTCAATGTTATTGGCACGGGCGGTCTGCGGCCGACTGCCGGCTACATGGTCGGCGGGGCGGCAAACGCGGCGCTCAATCACTTCACCAAAGCGCTGGCCGACGAAGGTTCGAAACATGGCGTGCGCGTGGTCGGTATCAATCCGGGTCCGATTCTGACCGAACGCCTCCAGCTTTTCACCGAGCGCAGCGCGGGCGGACGCAACCTCGATGAAATCTACGCGCGGATGACGCCGCTTAAGCGCCCCGGCCAGCCGGAGGAGGTGGGCGATCTGATCGCGTTCCTCTCCTCCCCGCGTGCCGCCTTCATCCATGGCGCGAACATCACCATCGATGGCGGTGCGAATCCGGGGCTGATCGGATAG
- a CDS encoding VOC family protein — protein MAEPVGTLDHIGIAVRSVGEARKFFEGILGARFMYEAESERAGYRLAEFDLNGLTVELLEPLGANSFLHKFLEQRGEGMHHLTFKVPDMKGKVAELKAQGVRVVDEIEWSPTSYEAFISPRSSHGVLIQLGNGHPTLSNDPEWFKKKD, from the coding sequence ATGGCAGAGCCGGTTGGCACACTCGATCACATAGGTATTGCGGTAAGAAGCGTTGGGGAAGCGCGGAAATTCTTTGAGGGAATTCTCGGGGCGCGGTTCATGTACGAAGCGGAAAGCGAGCGGGCTGGCTACCGGTTAGCCGAATTCGATCTAAACGGTCTCACGGTGGAATTACTCGAACCCCTAGGCGCGAACTCTTTCCTCCACAAGTTTCTCGAGCAGCGGGGTGAAGGTATGCATCATCTCACCTTCAAGGTTCCCGACATGAAAGGGAAGGTCGCGGAACTGAAGGCGCAGGGCGTTCGGGTGGTTGACGAAATCGAATGGTCTCCCACCTCGTACGAGGCCTTCATCTCGCCGCGCTCAAGCCACGGCGTCTTGATCCAACTCGGCAACGGCCACCCGACCCTGTCGAATGATCCCGAGTGGTTCAAGAAGAAAGACTAG
- a CDS encoding YIP1 family protein, which yields MIESLKPFFSLWIAPRETIRRLVDTDPTRYVIGLAMLRGALGRLEIAWFSALSQRTPVSPLWPVGVAFGVVLGAILGVIGLYAGAWLVGIFCRILGGVSSAIEMRAALAWSHVPGITAASVSIALVLFGAVNPLEFKHSRLPVMTGSTIELMIVNAVLIGWGVAVQLNCIGEVNRFSAWRALAAILLMIATLTVLILLVAYFTGGLSHSAVAIA from the coding sequence GTGATCGAATCCCTCAAGCCCTTTTTCTCGCTGTGGATTGCGCCGCGTGAAACCATCCGGCGTCTGGTCGATACTGATCCGACTCGCTACGTAATCGGGCTGGCGATGCTCCGTGGGGCACTGGGAAGGCTCGAGATTGCCTGGTTCAGCGCCTTGTCGCAGCGGACCCCCGTGAGCCCGTTGTGGCCCGTGGGCGTCGCCTTCGGAGTAGTCCTCGGCGCTATCCTCGGAGTTATCGGTCTATACGCTGGGGCGTGGCTAGTCGGCATCTTTTGTCGCATTCTCGGCGGCGTCTCATCTGCAATCGAGATGCGCGCGGCGTTGGCGTGGTCGCACGTTCCCGGAATCACCGCGGCCAGTGTCAGCATCGCTTTGGTTTTATTCGGCGCCGTAAATCCGCTCGAGTTCAAACATAGCCGACTGCCGGTGATGACCGGTTCGACGATCGAGCTGATGATCGTCAACGCGGTGCTTATAGGCTGGGGTGTAGCCGTGCAGCTTAACTGCATCGGCGAGGTAAATCGTTTCTCTGCGTGGCGCGCGCTCGCGGCGATTCTGCTGATGATCGCGACCCTGACGGTTTTGATCCTGCTCGTCGCGTATTTCACGGGCGGCTTGTCACACAGCGCCGTGGCGATAGCTTGA
- a CDS encoding ATP-dependent RecD-like DNA helicase — protein sequence MTGTPQVETMVEGTLDHVLYVNEENGYAVAVVRTYAERDDSRTVTIVGSLAGLEIGSAIRVRGRFEKHPRFGEQFKVEDYETLRPAGAFALERYLAAEIHGVGPSLARRIAEYFGDDLREVLDNAPERMREVSGVGPVVASRIAAAWKDSSGLRELVVFLRGHGIGAGHARRIHKRFGSSSLEVVRRDPYVLARTIHGIGFRTADLVAAKLGIPKNSIERARAAILFLLERMADEGHVYAPREYLEWQFQSELEIGADWVSRALEELVAGGEVVVEKADEHVAVYLAELHAAEVNVGRRVRALSAGRPMSPQVAERALKKAEKGGGSFTLSTEQMRALKTALSSAVTVITGGPGTGKTTILRSLLVALSEAGLKPTLAAPTGRAARRLQDTTGRDARTIHRLLEYSPETLGFVRDENFPLRTNYLIVDEASMMDLELASSLLSALVPNCSLVLVGDRDQLPSVGPGSVLKDVIASDLVPVVQLREVYRQARESRIIANAHGLNRGYFPDVSNDPDGDFFFIERAAPDEVLATIKQLVHERLIGKFGVRGPGDIQVLTPMNRGPLGTQMLNRELQQLLNPAGRGIRAGEREIREGDRVIQLRNDYEKGIFNGSIGRVGSVDVERGRVTVAFEEGHADYDQSELDELGLGYAISVHKSQGSQYPAVIVPVHPSHYLMLRRNLLYTAMTRAERVCVLVGTKAALQQAVRNQDERRRASRLAERLRID from the coding sequence ATGACCGGTACCCCACAGGTCGAGACGATGGTTGAGGGCACGCTCGACCATGTCCTGTACGTTAACGAAGAGAACGGCTATGCGGTCGCGGTGGTCAGGACCTATGCTGAGCGCGACGACTCTAGGACCGTGACTATCGTGGGGAGCCTGGCCGGGCTGGAAATCGGCTCAGCAATTCGCGTGCGCGGCCGCTTCGAAAAACATCCCAGGTTCGGCGAACAGTTCAAAGTCGAAGACTACGAGACCCTGCGGCCCGCCGGCGCGTTCGCGCTGGAGCGATACCTGGCAGCGGAGATTCACGGTGTGGGGCCGTCCCTGGCCCGGAGAATCGCCGAGTATTTCGGCGACGATTTGAGAGAAGTTCTCGATAATGCCCCCGAGCGGATGCGCGAAGTCAGCGGAGTCGGTCCCGTGGTCGCAAGCCGGATTGCGGCAGCATGGAAGGATTCGTCAGGACTGCGCGAGCTCGTCGTGTTTTTGCGCGGCCACGGAATCGGGGCGGGCCACGCCCGGCGCATCCACAAGCGCTTCGGGAGCTCCTCGCTCGAGGTAGTCCGGCGGGACCCCTACGTGCTGGCTCGTACCATCCACGGAATCGGGTTCCGCACCGCAGACTTGGTAGCTGCCAAGCTCGGAATCCCCAAAAATTCGATCGAGCGGGCGCGCGCGGCGATTCTGTTTCTGCTCGAACGGATGGCCGATGAAGGACACGTCTACGCGCCGCGCGAGTATCTCGAATGGCAATTCCAGTCCGAGCTCGAGATCGGTGCAGACTGGGTGTCTCGCGCACTCGAGGAACTGGTCGCGGGCGGCGAGGTGGTCGTGGAAAAGGCCGACGAGCATGTGGCGGTCTATCTGGCCGAGTTGCATGCCGCGGAAGTGAACGTGGGCCGGCGCGTGCGCGCGCTCAGCGCCGGACGACCGATGTCTCCGCAGGTCGCGGAGCGAGCGCTCAAGAAAGCGGAGAAGGGCGGCGGGAGCTTCACCCTCTCCACCGAGCAAATGCGAGCGCTTAAGACTGCCTTGTCGAGCGCCGTGACGGTGATTACCGGGGGGCCTGGAACCGGCAAGACGACCATTCTGCGGTCGTTACTGGTGGCGCTATCCGAAGCGGGCCTCAAGCCGACTTTGGCCGCTCCGACCGGACGCGCGGCACGCCGCCTCCAGGATACAACCGGGCGCGACGCACGGACGATTCATCGATTGCTCGAGTACTCGCCGGAGACGCTGGGCTTCGTGCGCGATGAAAATTTCCCATTGCGCACCAATTACCTGATCGTCGATGAGGCCTCGATGATGGATCTCGAGCTCGCCTCGAGCCTGCTCTCGGCGCTGGTGCCCAACTGCTCGCTGGTGTTGGTGGGAGATCGCGACCAGTTGCCCTCGGTCGGACCGGGCAGCGTGCTCAAGGATGTGATCGCCTCCGATCTGGTCCCGGTAGTACAGCTTCGCGAAGTATATCGGCAGGCGCGCGAGAGCCGCATCATCGCGAATGCGCATGGACTGAACCGCGGCTATTTCCCCGATGTCTCCAACGATCCCGACGGCGATTTCTTTTTTATCGAACGCGCTGCTCCTGACGAGGTCCTTGCCACCATCAAACAGCTCGTGCACGAACGGCTGATCGGCAAATTCGGCGTCCGCGGACCCGGCGACATACAGGTGCTGACTCCCATGAATCGCGGACCCTTGGGCACGCAAATGCTCAACCGCGAACTCCAACAACTCCTGAACCCAGCAGGACGAGGAATTCGTGCGGGCGAGCGCGAGATTCGCGAGGGTGATCGGGTAATCCAGCTTCGAAATGACTATGAGAAGGGAATTTTCAACGGCTCGATAGGCCGGGTGGGGTCGGTCGACGTGGAGCGCGGGCGCGTCACCGTCGCCTTTGAGGAAGGTCATGCTGATTACGACCAGTCGGAGTTGGACGAGTTGGGGCTCGGCTATGCCATCTCGGTGCACAAAAGTCAGGGAAGTCAGTATCCGGCCGTGATCGTCCCGGTCCATCCAAGCCATTACCTGATGCTGCGGCGCAACCTTCTTTACACTGCCATGACGCGGGCGGAACGAGTTTGCGTGCTGGTTGGAACGAAAGCCGCGTTGCAGCAGGCGGTGCGCAATCAGGACGAACGTCGGCGCGCGAGCAGACTGGCAGAGAGACTGCGAATCGATTGA
- a CDS encoding MATE family efflux transporter: protein MSELLESVPDSGGGLAGAAIVLPAVEGMRWEVWSLAWPVILSFALDSILGLAAMLMVGRLGAEAVGAVGLATQILGAVRAGIAAVGTGTIALVARYTGANERDDAEEVLKQSVIFGVLVSTLIAIPVIVFAPQLMTLFRVKGRMAAMGARYLQVVMLSEPFQGIFLMCASALRGAGDTRTPLWIGGIIDVLAIVLNYVLIFGKLGLPALGVDGSAFATLIAIAVGGVLFFWALSLDGMLLNFKWERLWPDWNMGWRILRVGNPAAIEQLVIQFGFVAYVAFVASYGEKQVAAYFIGVRILALSFLPGFGFSSASATLVGQGLGAEDPEFARKAGWVSTRLAILLMSGMGLLFIVFARQIAAMFIDDPQVIAYTVAFMYALGAAQPLMAIDWTITGALRGAGDSQFPMFGSLAGFYGVRLFVTILIAWHHGPIVWIWWSLLVDYIVRSSIKSWRFQTGKWMTVQV, encoded by the coding sequence ATGTCGGAGTTGCTGGAGTCGGTTCCCGACAGCGGCGGCGGACTAGCGGGAGCCGCGATAGTCCTGCCTGCGGTCGAGGGGATGCGCTGGGAGGTCTGGTCCCTCGCGTGGCCGGTTATTCTGTCCTTCGCGCTCGACTCGATTCTGGGACTGGCTGCGATGCTTATGGTGGGGCGACTGGGAGCGGAGGCGGTCGGGGCTGTCGGGTTGGCGACTCAGATTCTCGGAGCGGTGCGCGCGGGAATCGCGGCGGTCGGAACCGGAACCATCGCGCTGGTCGCGCGCTACACGGGCGCGAACGAGCGCGACGACGCCGAAGAGGTACTCAAACAATCGGTGATTTTCGGAGTGCTGGTCTCCACCCTAATCGCAATTCCGGTGATCGTGTTCGCCCCCCAGTTGATGACGTTGTTCAGGGTCAAGGGACGGATGGCCGCGATGGGCGCACGTTATCTGCAAGTGGTCATGCTGTCCGAACCGTTTCAGGGCATCTTCCTGATGTGTGCCTCGGCGCTGCGCGGCGCCGGAGATACTCGCACGCCACTCTGGATCGGCGGGATCATCGACGTGCTCGCGATCGTTCTGAATTACGTGTTGATCTTCGGGAAATTGGGATTGCCCGCGCTGGGCGTCGACGGCTCCGCGTTCGCGACTTTAATCGCGATTGCGGTGGGCGGTGTGCTGTTCTTCTGGGCGCTGTCGCTCGATGGGATGCTGCTCAACTTCAAATGGGAGCGGTTGTGGCCTGACTGGAACATGGGGTGGCGAATTCTGCGGGTGGGCAATCCCGCCGCCATCGAGCAACTGGTTATCCAGTTCGGGTTCGTGGCGTACGTCGCGTTTGTCGCGTCCTATGGGGAGAAACAAGTGGCAGCCTACTTCATCGGAGTGAGGATTCTCGCGCTTTCGTTCCTGCCCGGGTTTGGATTTTCATCCGCTTCGGCAACCCTGGTTGGACAGGGGCTGGGCGCGGAGGATCCCGAGTTTGCGCGCAAGGCAGGATGGGTCTCGACGCGGCTTGCGATCCTGCTGATGAGTGGCATGGGCCTGCTGTTCATCGTGTTCGCGCGCCAGATCGCGGCAATGTTCATCGACGATCCGCAAGTCATTGCCTATACGGTCGCTTTCATGTACGCGCTGGGCGCCGCGCAGCCGCTGATGGCAATAGACTGGACGATCACGGGGGCGCTGCGCGGAGCGGGGGACTCGCAATTTCCGATGTTCGGTTCGCTGGCCGGATTCTATGGGGTGCGGTTGTTCGTGACCATCCTGATCGCGTGGCATCACGGGCCGATCGTCTGGATCTGGTGGTCGCTCCTGGTCGACTACATCGTGCGATCATCGATCAAAAGCTGGCGTTTTCAGACCGGCAAATGGATGACGGTGCAGGTCTAA
- a CDS encoding APC family permease, translating to MESQPRKTTSGGAATLSERIIGPPRDVRDPGTFRSLSLIAFLAWVGLGSDGLSSSCYGPQEAFLALGPHQYLAIFLALLTALTVFVISASYSQTIDLFPSGGGGYLVATKLLGPAAGVLSGCALVIDYVLTISVSIASGADAIFSFMPVSILWLRFWVCLLVVLFMIGMNLRGIKESVISLLPVFLAFVVMHVWLLGYIFLSRATKLPAIFGAAVHETRGGIDTLGLIAMAVIFFRAYSMGAGTYTGIEAVSNGLPILREPRTVTAKRTMLYMAFSLAFIAGGILVGYLLESVQKTEGMTLNAVMFQKATAEWTLGGISVGGPIVTLTLLTEGALLFVAAQTGFIDGPRVLATMATDRWLPRRLAHLSGRLVTQDGVIAMGGAAILILIGTEARVGLLVILYAINVFITFTLSQLGMSVHWWRVRDSESRWKRKLAINGLGCIFTFSILILTLTLKFDEGGWVTVLITGALVSACFLVRRDYNRFAAALRQLEADVTPLLYEARREPAKEPDPGAPTAGILVDGFNGLGLATLLTLTRLFPNEFENVVFIGVGEVDSALLKGPKEINELEQRVADDLKEYCQFASDLGLHASFKFAIGPDVVLEVVRLCCELTHQHPHLVFFAGKLIFSAEVDGYLGRFLHLHTTLEVQRYLQIEGLSLVILPVRVTPPEPQPVPSTKPSVPEPTLP from the coding sequence ATGGAATCGCAACCGCGCAAAACCACTTCCGGCGGGGCTGCCACCCTTAGCGAACGGATCATTGGCCCGCCGCGTGATGTCCGGGACCCCGGGACTTTCAGAAGCCTCTCGTTGATCGCATTTCTGGCCTGGGTAGGCCTGGGGTCCGACGGCCTGAGCTCGTCGTGCTATGGACCGCAAGAGGCGTTTCTCGCGCTGGGGCCCCACCAGTACCTGGCGATCTTCCTGGCCTTGCTGACCGCGCTCACCGTGTTCGTGATCTCGGCGTCGTACTCGCAGACCATCGATTTGTTCCCCAGCGGGGGCGGCGGTTACCTGGTTGCCACCAAGCTTCTGGGTCCTGCTGCGGGAGTGCTGTCCGGATGCGCACTGGTCATCGACTACGTGCTGACCATTTCGGTTTCGATAGCCAGCGGGGCGGACGCCATCTTTAGTTTCATGCCGGTCTCGATCCTGTGGCTCAGGTTCTGGGTGTGTCTCCTGGTGGTTCTGTTCATGATCGGTATGAACCTGCGTGGGATCAAAGAATCGGTCATCTCGCTGCTGCCCGTCTTCCTTGCCTTTGTGGTTATGCACGTGTGGCTCCTGGGCTACATATTCCTGAGCCGGGCAACCAAATTGCCAGCAATCTTCGGCGCGGCGGTGCACGAGACACGCGGAGGGATCGATACACTCGGCTTGATTGCGATGGCGGTGATTTTTTTCCGCGCGTACAGCATGGGCGCGGGAACCTACACCGGGATCGAAGCGGTCAGCAACGGGCTGCCGATTTTGCGTGAGCCGCGGACTGTCACGGCCAAGCGCACGATGCTGTACATGGCGTTCTCGCTGGCGTTTATCGCGGGTGGAATCCTCGTCGGCTACCTGCTCGAGAGCGTACAGAAGACCGAGGGCATGACGCTCAATGCAGTGATGTTCCAGAAGGCCACCGCAGAATGGACGCTGGGCGGGATCTCGGTCGGCGGTCCGATCGTCACGCTTACGCTTTTGACCGAAGGCGCTCTGCTCTTCGTCGCGGCGCAAACGGGGTTTATCGACGGGCCGCGGGTCCTGGCGACAATGGCCACAGATAGATGGCTCCCCAGGCGGCTTGCGCACCTGAGTGGGCGGCTGGTGACCCAAGACGGCGTGATCGCGATGGGTGGTGCGGCGATCCTGATTCTGATTGGTACCGAGGCGCGGGTGGGCCTCTTGGTGATTCTGTACGCGATCAACGTATTTATCACCTTCACGCTCTCACAGCTGGGTATGAGCGTTCATTGGTGGCGGGTGCGCGACTCCGAGTCGCGTTGGAAGCGCAAGCTCGCGATCAACGGTCTGGGGTGCATCTTCACTTTTTCGATCCTGATACTCACTCTCACGCTCAAATTCGACGAGGGCGGGTGGGTGACGGTGCTGATAACCGGCGCGCTTGTCAGCGCCTGCTTTCTGGTGCGACGCGATTACAATCGATTCGCGGCGGCTCTCAGACAATTGGAGGCCGATGTCACTCCGCTGCTCTACGAGGCCAGGCGCGAGCCCGCGAAGGAACCCGATCCTGGAGCTCCAACCGCGGGCATCCTGGTCGACGGATTCAACGGGCTCGGTCTCGCCACGCTGCTCACGCTGACTCGTCTTTTCCCGAACGAATTCGAGAATGTCGTGTTTATTGGCGTGGGGGAGGTGGATTCCGCACTGCTGAAGGGGCCTAAGGAAATCAACGAGCTGGAGCAGCGTGTCGCGGACGATCTAAAAGAATACTGTCAATTCGCGAGCGACCTGGGTCTACACGCTTCCTTCAAATTCGCGATCGGGCCCGATGTGGTGCTGGAAGTCGTCAGGCTCTGCTGCGAGCTTACTCACCAACATCCGCATTTGGTGTTTTTCGCGGGCAAGCTTATCTTCTCGGCGGAAGTCGATGGCTACCTCGGGCGGTTTCTGCATCTGCACACTACCCTCGAAGTCCAACGTTATTTGCAGATCGAGGGCCTTAGCCTAGTCATTCTGCCCGTGCGCGTGACACCTCCAGAACCGCAACCGGTCCCATCGACGAAGCCGAGCGTGCCGGAACCGACACTCCCTTGA
- a CDS encoding bifunctional 5,10-methylenetetrahydrofolate dehydrogenase/5,10-methenyltetrahydrofolate cyclohydrolase — protein sequence MSAVIIDGRALRERLMPELLAHAKELRERHRCVPSLAAILVGNDPASRQYIRNKERMAADLGFHSQVIAIDPADCTTDSLLQVIGQLNSDAKTTGILIQLPLPGTVDQFRLFDALDALKDVDAVGASSVSGFYRGSWGRFIPCTPRGILSLLDFFKVPVDGARAVVIGRSDIAGKPAALILGGRLRNATVTWCHRHTRDLAGVCREADLLVSCVGAEVGRPWLITADMVKPGGCVIDVGFRRVRPGRFAGDVDFEAVKEVAGWITLNPGGTGPTTVVALMQNLIDAARYQLGLERAKYSV from the coding sequence ATGAGTGCCGTGATCATTGATGGACGAGCGTTGCGGGAGAGGCTCATGCCTGAGCTGCTCGCCCACGCCAAGGAGCTGCGCGAGCGCCACCGATGCGTTCCGTCGCTTGCGGCTATCCTTGTCGGAAATGACCCCGCGTCGCGCCAATACATTCGCAACAAGGAGCGGATGGCCGCGGACTTAGGCTTTCACAGCCAGGTGATCGCAATCGATCCGGCGGACTGCACCACGGATTCACTGCTACAGGTGATTGGGCAACTCAATTCCGATGCCAAGACTACCGGCATCCTGATTCAGCTCCCTCTTCCCGGTACGGTCGATCAGTTTCGACTATTCGATGCACTGGATGCGCTCAAGGATGTCGATGCCGTCGGCGCATCGAGTGTTAGCGGCTTCTACCGCGGCTCATGGGGTCGCTTCATTCCCTGTACGCCGCGCGGGATCCTCTCGCTGCTCGACTTTTTTAAGGTGCCGGTCGATGGTGCCCGTGCGGTCGTGATCGGAAGAAGCGATATTGCCGGAAAGCCGGCTGCTTTGATCCTGGGGGGCAGGCTGCGCAACGCCACCGTGACCTGGTGTCATCGGCATACGCGGGATCTGGCTGGGGTCTGTCGCGAAGCCGATCTGCTGGTGAGCTGCGTTGGAGCCGAGGTGGGACGTCCGTGGTTGATAACCGCGGACATGGTGAAACCGGGGGGCTGCGTGATCGACGTCGGATTTAGGCGGGTGCGGCCGGGTCGGTTTGCGGGCGACGTGGACTTTGAGGCGGTCAAAGAAGTGGCGGGCTGGATAACCCTCAATCCTGGTGGAACCGGTCCGACGACGGTCGTAGCCTTGATGCAGAACCTGATCGACGCGGCGCGCTACCAGCTCGGACTTGAACGCGCCAAGTACTCTGTGTGA
- the gcvT gene encoding glycine cleavage system aminomethyltransferase GcvT codes for MDALKRTPLFALHQKLAARMTVFGGFEMPVSYAGIISEHLAVRSAAGVFDLSHMGEFEVRGPHAPELLERAFTNSAARLHDGQAQYTIMCAEDGGTIDDLIVYRRAADDYLLCVNASNIAPDWEWLSQLNRAVGSGLRDVSEQTALVAVQGPKAPGILTTLADFPIAEVARFGFREGRVAGARCIAARTGYTGEDGFELFVSSDEGEKVFGAVLDAGRTAGLAPCGLGARDTLRLEAGLPLYGHELDRATSPVEAGLNAFIRFGRPFVGEAALRTQRDHGPRKRLVGIETDDARSIARRGYRVFRAGREMGIVTSGTMGPSVGRPVAMAYLSAGAMSPSTPVDATGVEVEIRNRQTPATIVKLPFYRRPRASRDL; via the coding sequence ATGGACGCTCTCAAGCGTACCCCGCTGTTCGCCCTCCACCAGAAACTCGCTGCCCGCATGACAGTTTTCGGTGGTTTCGAGATGCCCGTCAGCTACGCGGGGATCATCTCCGAGCATCTGGCCGTCCGCTCCGCGGCAGGGGTTTTCGATCTGAGCCACATGGGCGAGTTCGAAGTCCGCGGGCCGCATGCCCCGGAACTGCTCGAGCGTGCGTTCACCAACTCGGCAGCTCGTCTGCACGATGGGCAGGCGCAATATACGATCATGTGCGCCGAAGACGGCGGCACGATCGACGATCTGATCGTCTATCGGCGGGCTGCGGACGACTACCTGCTCTGCGTCAATGCCTCGAACATTGCGCCTGACTGGGAATGGCTCTCACAACTTAATCGCGCCGTCGGCTCCGGCCTTAGAGATGTCAGCGAGCAGACCGCACTGGTCGCGGTACAGGGCCCGAAAGCACCTGGAATACTCACCACGCTGGCGGATTTTCCGATTGCGGAAGTCGCGCGGTTCGGGTTCCGCGAAGGACGAGTGGCGGGAGCGCGATGCATTGCTGCGCGCACCGGCTATACGGGTGAAGACGGTTTCGAGCTTTTCGTCTCGTCGGATGAGGGAGAAAAAGTTTTCGGCGCGGTTCTAGATGCTGGCAGGACTGCCGGACTGGCACCGTGTGGACTTGGCGCACGCGACACCTTGCGGTTGGAAGCCGGCCTTCCCCTTTATGGTCATGAACTGGACCGCGCGACTTCCCCGGTGGAAGCGGGTTTGAATGCTTTCATCAGGTTCGGCCGGCCGTTCGTGGGAGAGGCCGCGCTTCGGACGCAGCGCGACCATGGCCCTCGCAAGCGGCTCGTCGGCATCGAAACCGACGATGCGCGCAGCATTGCACGCCGGGGATATCGGGTTTTCCGCGCAGGCCGCGAAATGGGAATTGTCACCAGTGGCACGATGGGTCCAAGCGTCGGGCGGCCGGTAGCAATGGCCTACCTGAGCGCCGGTGCGATGTCTCCTTCCACGCCCGTCGACGCAACAGGTGTAGAGGTTGAAATACGCAATCGGCAGACGCCCGCGACCATCGTCAAGCTTCCATTCTATCGGCGACCACGCGCGAGCAGAGATCTATGA